The nucleotide sequence GTATATCTATTGAATTCAGCAAACTGATTCATATAATCCCATATTTTTTTGCTGCTGGTATGAAAAATATGGGCACCATATCTGTGAACCTGAATGCCGGCTATTTCCTCTGTGTATATATTTCCACCTACATGTGAACGTTTATCTATTACAATACACTTTTTGCCTCTTTTAGATACTTCATGTGCAAATATTGATCCAAACAAACCAGATCCAACTATTAAATAATCATACATTACATTATGCTCCTCCTAACTTAACTACAAGTCTTCTTATATAAATAAAATGCATCTGTCATAATGATAAAATATATAATCATGACAAACGCAACTATTTTAATTATATCAAATTACTGATAAAGTTACCACACATTTTTATGTAAACCCATTTTATGTACATATTTATGCATATGAATGATAAATAACATTAAGGTATTATTTTTCATTAATTTATTCTATAATAATTATGATATTTATTTATAGGTTCGTAATTCCAAGCTTAGACTTGTAAAACCTATAATATAAAGTTAAAATTTAAAATCAAAGGATGTGTTAAAAATGAAGCCTCAATTTGTATATGCTCAAATCGAAGATTTACCACGGATTGTCGAAATCTATAATCAGACAATTCCAACTAGAATTGCTACTGCAGATTTAGAATTAGTTTCAGTCAAATCACGAAAACCATGGTTTGAAACCTTCGACCCAACTAGCCGTCCTTTATGGAACATAAAATTAGATGGCAATTTAGTTGGCTTTATTGGATTAGAAGAATTTTATGGACGTCCAGCTTATAAAAAAACGTCAGAAGTCTGCATTTATATTGATCAGAATTTTAGAGGACAAAAATTAGGGCAAGCTGCACTTGATTTTATTGCCGGGCAACTTAAATCATTAGATATTGATACTTTATTGGCTTTTGTTTTTGGCCATAATATCCCCAGTCAAAACCTTTTTATGAAAAATGGTTTTAAAACATGGGGACATTTGCCAGAAGTTGCATTAATGGATGGTGTTAGAAGAGATTTAGATATTTTAGGCAAGCGTTATTATTAAAAATGTTTACTAAACAAATATAATTACAATCTTAAAACTAATCAAAAAATTTTATACCATTGATTGATATTGTAAGTATGAACCCGGCCATTTCATTAGTAGGTTTTTTCATGCCTTCCTTTAACCATTTTTGAATGGTGCATATGCTGCCACTTGCTAAAAAATGAAATATATACTCCGCTTCCTCTCTTTTTAAAAGATTATTTTCCCTCGATGGTATAAAATATTGTTTTCCTATAATTTCTATAACTTCCTGTTGAAAATGTGTATCACCATTTGAATTTAGTAAGATGTCAAAAAGTTCTGAGTTTTTCTTTATATATTCTAGAATCCTTTCAATAATGATGGTAGGAATATCATTTTTACTCTTAAAATTACAGCTATTTAAATACTCTTTTATATCATCAATTGTTTCATTTTCTATACAATTTAATAAACCATATTGATTTTTATAATGAGCATAAAATGTGGCACGATTAATATCAGCATCTTCACAAATTTCTTTTATTGAAATTGCAGATATAGGCTTTTGTTTTAATAATTTAATAAAACTCTGTTTTATTACCATTTTTGTATATTTAACCCGCCTATCAGTTTTCTTTTCCTTCATAGTAATTCCTCCCAGACAAAAAAATCTTGTAGTTTATTAAACATTCTATGAAAATCTGTTTTTTAACTATCAATTTTTAAAAATATGATTGTTGTATTTATAACATAATGTTAGTATACTGTGTTAAAGAAAAATAATCAACATTTTGTTTAGTAAAAATTGGAGGAAGATTAAATGCCGTTTATAGAACTTGAAAATGTGAAAAAAGAATACACCTCTGGAGATGTCACGATTACTGCAGTAGAAAACTGTTCTTTTTCAATAGAAAAAGGTCAACTGGTGGTAATCCTTGGTCCATCTGGCGCAGGAAAGACAACTGTATTAAATCTTCTTGGTGGAATGGATAGTCCCAGCGGCGGAAGTATATTGGTTGATAGAAATAAAATTCATTCCTATACCAAAAAGGAACTTGTAAATTACAGGCGTAACGATATTGGATTTGTGTTTCAGTTTTACAACCTTGTGGGAAATCTAACTGCACTTGAAAATGTAGAACTTGCGTGTCAGATATGTTCAAATTATATTGAACCAAAAACTGTATTAGAACAAGTAGGTTTATCTGAAAGAATAAACAATTTTCCTGCACAGTTATCTGGAGGTGAACAGCAGCGTGTTGCCATAGCCAGGGCTATAGCAAAAAATCCAAAATTACTTTTATGTGATGAACCTACTGGTGCACTCGACAGTGTGACAGGTCAGAGGATCATTGAACTTCTGCAAAATACATGCAGAGAAATGAATACCACAACCATTATAATTACGCATAATGCTGCCATTTCAGATATTGCAGATAAAATTATTAGGATCAAAAACGGAACTGTAGAAAATATTTCTACAAACAAAAATCCTAAAAAGGCTAAAGAAATTGTGTGGTGATAAATATGTTATTTAAAAATACTCTTATAAAGATAAAAAAATCTTTTGGAAAATATATGTCGCTTTTTATAATCGTTATGGTAGGTTTTGGCTTCTTCTTGGGACTAAAGGAAACCTCACCGGATATTATAAATTCTGTTGACAAATACTATAAAGCTAATAACTTAATGGATTTCAAAATAGTCAGTACAATGGGATTAAGAGATGAAGATGTAAAAGCAATTAAATCATTAAAAGGTGTACAAAATGTTGTTCCAAGTTATTCTCTGGATGTTCTTGAAAAAGATAAAGTTATAAGGGTGCATGCAATTGAAAATTCAGTGAATACTTCAAAACTAATTAATGGAAGAATACCTAAAACAGATAAAGAATGTGTAGCAGACATTAAAAAATATAAAATTGGTGATAAAATTACACTAGATAATAATTCAGATAATAAACTAAAAAATACAGTATTTACTGTTGTGGGTACTATAAAATCTCCATTATATATAGATTTTGATTATGGTAATACTACAATCGGTGACGGAAAATTGTCATCCTTTATCTTTATAAATAAAGATAACTTCAATATAGATGCCTATACAGAAATTTATGTTACTGCTGCCGGTACTAAGAATATTCCTTCATATTCGCAAAAATATGATGATATATCTGAACAGATTAATAATGAATTGGTAAAATTAAAACCTGAAATGGAAAATGCAGCATATTATGATATCTACAACAGTGCAATGGACAAAATAAATGATAATCAAAATAAATTAAATACCAAAATGAATATTTCCACAATAGAAAAGCCAAAATGGTATATTTATAACAGGAACGATGCCGTCTCAGGCTACAATGATCTAAAAAATGCAACAAATACCATTACTTCTGTAGCAGCCGTTTTTCCTTTATTTATTATACTGATTGTCATACTGATGACTTCAAATACAATGTCCAGAATGATAATGGAAGAGCGTGAAGAACTTGGAACACTGACTTCACTAGGATTTAAAAATTCAAGTATTATTTCAACATATTTGTTTTATGTATTGTCTTCAACTGTACTCGGAACTATAGCAGGATTTTTTATATTTGGGAATATTATACCAAATATTGTATACTCAACCTTTAGTAAATTTATTTTGCCGCAGCTTACCATACAACATGACATAACAAGTTTATTAATGGTATTAATAGTTGTCATAGCTCTTATGACATCTGTAACTGTCTTTTCCTGCAGCAAGGCACTGAAACAGAAACCAGCTATTTTGATGCGTCCTGTTCCACCACAGAATGGACAAAGAATACTGCTTGAAAAAATAGGATTCATCTGGAAACATCTTTCTTTTAACAGTAAAACTACAATGCGTAACATATTCCGTTATAAACAGAGAGTTATTATGATTATTGTCGGAGTAGCTGGATGTACAGCTTTATTGGTTGGAGGATTTGGAATAAGAGATAGCATTAATGGTGTTGCAGAAAAGCAGTATAGTGAAATTTTCAAGTACAATACATTGATTACACTAAAAAATGATACTGCAAATGTCTCCGGGAATTTAAAAGACTTGCTTGTAAAAGAAAGGGTCAAAAATCCCCTTTTGATAAAACAAGCAGCTTTTAAAGCTAAATCGAATGATCAATCTTTAG is from Clostridium fermenticellae and encodes:
- a CDS encoding GNAT family N-acetyltransferase, yielding MKPQFVYAQIEDLPRIVEIYNQTIPTRIATADLELVSVKSRKPWFETFDPTSRPLWNIKLDGNLVGFIGLEEFYGRPAYKKTSEVCIYIDQNFRGQKLGQAALDFIAGQLKSLDIDTLLAFVFGHNIPSQNLFMKNGFKTWGHLPEVALMDGVRRDLDILGKRYY
- a CDS encoding TetR/AcrR family transcriptional regulator — encoded protein: MKEKKTDRRVKYTKMVIKQSFIKLLKQKPISAISIKEICEDADINRATFYAHYKNQYGLLNCIENETIDDIKEYLNSCNFKSKNDIPTIIIERILEYIKKNSELFDILLNSNGDTHFQQEVIEIIGKQYFIPSRENNLLKREEAEYIFHFLASGSICTIQKWLKEGMKKPTNEMAGFILTISINGIKFFD
- a CDS encoding ABC transporter ATP-binding protein; protein product: MPFIELENVKKEYTSGDVTITAVENCSFSIEKGQLVVILGPSGAGKTTVLNLLGGMDSPSGGSILVDRNKIHSYTKKELVNYRRNDIGFVFQFYNLVGNLTALENVELACQICSNYIEPKTVLEQVGLSERINNFPAQLSGGEQQRVAIARAIAKNPKLLLCDEPTGALDSVTGQRIIELLQNTCREMNTTTIIITHNAAISDIADKIIRIKNGTVENISTNKNPKKAKEIVW
- a CDS encoding ABC transporter permease codes for the protein MLFKNTLIKIKKSFGKYMSLFIIVMVGFGFFLGLKETSPDIINSVDKYYKANNLMDFKIVSTMGLRDEDVKAIKSLKGVQNVVPSYSLDVLEKDKVIRVHAIENSVNTSKLINGRIPKTDKECVADIKKYKIGDKITLDNNSDNKLKNTVFTVVGTIKSPLYIDFDYGNTTIGDGKLSSFIFINKDNFNIDAYTEIYVTAAGTKNIPSYSQKYDDISEQINNELVKLKPEMENAAYYDIYNSAMDKINDNQNKLNTKMNISTIEKPKWYIYNRNDAVSGYNDLKNATNTITSVAAVFPLFIILIVILMTSNTMSRMIMEEREELGTLTSLGFKNSSIISTYLFYVLSSTVLGTIAGFFIFGNIIPNIVYSTFSKFILPQLTIQHDITSLLMVLIVVIALMTSVTVFSCSKALKQKPAILMRPVPPQNGQRILLEKIGFIWKHLSFNSKTTMRNIFRYKQRVIMIIVGVAGCTALLVGGFGIRDSINGVAEKQYSEIFKYNTLITLKNDTANVSGNLKDLLVKERVKNPLLIKQAAFKAKSNDQSLDTYLVVPEDESLFKKYYNLRSQLTENNIKINDNSVVITQKLAGVLKIGKGDTIKVKDADNNLYSLKVSDVTKNYMQNYIYINKNLYGKVFRKDISYNMIVTNYNQNKNTLAKHLLDDDSVVNVTFKDDILKKAADGNKSLNNVVILLVVIASMLVIIVLYNLTSINMSERKREIATLKVLGFHNNETNQYIYRETFLLTLIGIVSGLLLGIPFHQFVINAIEISTEVFFKNIHTISFVWSFLIIMLVSIIMQIVTHFKIRKIDMIESLKSVE